A single window of Rhodamnia argentea isolate NSW1041297 chromosome 5, ASM2092103v1, whole genome shotgun sequence DNA harbors:
- the LOC115726949 gene encoding ubiquitin domain-containing protein DSK2b-like isoform X1: MGSDGDPSDARSSGGEGGVAINVRCSNGAKIAVRASLESTIGAFKSALARDCEVPADQQRLIYKGRILKDDQTLASYGLQADHTVHMVRGSPLSAGTPPSAAPGAGSIDSASGITSDVASDEGAGAGIAATLFGAGFPEIEQVHQQLTQNPNMMREIMNMPSMQNLMDNPDLMRSLIVGNPQTREIIDRNPELAHILNDPGILRQTLEVARNPELMREMMRNTDRAMSNIEASPEGFNMLRRMYENVQEPLLNATTMGGNNGNDSSSNPFTALLRSQGSSQARDGTNPPSSVSSEATAGLAPNTSPLPNPWGNTGGGTQTNNTTRSNAATNTQPLSNAGLGNLNFPQMDEMFPSSADAASLNQLMQNPALSQMMQSVFSNPQYINQIISLNPQLRSMVDSNPPVREMLQNPELLRQLTSPETMQQMLALQQSVQSISRPLSNQGQSQTGETAAGTPTNAGIEQLINLFGGLGAGTLTPSMPDVPPEELYATQLSQLQEMGFFDTQENIRALRATSGNVHAAVDRLLMNLGQ, translated from the exons ATGGGCTCAGACGGAGATCCCAGCGACGCCCGATCGTCCGGCGGGGAGGGCGGGGTCGCGATCAACGTCCGGTGCTCCAACGGCGCCAAAATCGCTGTCAGGGCGAGCTTGGAGTCCACGATCGGGGCCTTCAAGTCGGCCCTGGCGCGGGATTGCGAAGTCCCGGCTGATCAGCAGCGGCTGATTTACAAAGGCCGGATTTTGAAGGACGACCAGACCTTGGCCAGCTACG GTCTGCAGGCTGATCATACTGTCCATATGGTTCGAGGTTCTCCCCTATCGGCAGGCACGCCTCCTTCTGCCGCTCCTGGTGCTGGAAGCATTGACTCTGCATCAGGTATTACAAGCGATGTTGCTTCAGATGAAGGTGCGGGTGCTGGTATTGCGGCGACTTTGTTTGGAGCTGGTTTTCCTGAGATTGAACAAGTTCATCAGCAGCTTACTCAAAATCCCAATATGATGAGAGAGATCATGAACATGCCTTCCATGCAAAACCTTATGGATAATCCTGATTTAATGCGCAGCTTGATAGTGGGCAACCCTCAAACGCGTGAGATCATTGACCGGAATCCAGAGCTAGCACATATTCTTAATGATCCAGGCATTCTTCGTCAGACTTTAGAAGTTGCAAGGAACCCTGAACTTATGCGTGAAATGATGCGAAACACAGACAGAGCTATGAGCAACATTGAAGCCTCTCCTGAGGGATTTAACATGCTGAGACGcatgtatgaaaatgttcaggAGCCCTTACTGAATGCCACAACCATGGGAGGGAACAATGGAAATGACTCAAGTTCAAACCCATTTACCGCTCTTTTGAGAAGCCAAGGCAGTTCACAAGCTAGAGATGGGACTAATCCTCCTTCAAGCGTATCTTCTGAAGCAACTGCAGGACTTGCTCCTAATACAAGCCCATTGCCTAATCCTTGGGGCAATACTGGTG GAGGGACCCAGACGAACAATACCACTAGGTCAAATGCTGCGACCAATACTCAACCACTTAGCAATGCTGGATTAGGAAATCTTAATTTTCCACAGATGGATGAGATGTTTCCCAGTTCAGCAGATGCTGCTTCATTGAATCAGTTAATGCAAAATCCTGCCCTATCGCAGATGATGCAGTCTGTATTTTCGAATCCCCAGTATATCAATCAG ATTATCAGTCTCAACCCCCAGCTGCGCAGCATGGTTGATTCGAACCCTCCTGTAAGAGAAATGTTGCAAAATCCAGAACTCCTTCGCCAGCTTACTTCCCCTGAAACAATGCAG CAAATGCTAGCTCTCCAACAATCAGTTCAATCAATCAGTCGGCCACTGTCAAACCA GGGGCAGAGTCAGACCGGTGAAACTGCAG CAGGTACTCCAACAAATGCTGGAATTGAGCAGCTGATAAACTTGTTTGGTGGCCTTGGAGCTGGTACTTTAACCCCAAGCATGCCTGATG TACCGCCAGAAGAACTTTATGCAACTCAGCTGTCGCAGCTTCAAGAAATGGGCTTCTTTGACACCCAGGAGAACATTAGGGCCCTGCGTGCAACGTCTGGAAATGTCCATGCTGCTGTTGACCGTCTTTTGATGAATCTAGGTCAATAA
- the LOC115726949 gene encoding ubiquitin domain-containing protein DSK2b-like isoform X4 — MGSDGDPSDARSSGGEGGVAINVRCSNGAKIAVRASLESTIGAFKSALARDCEVPADQQRLIYKGRILKDDQTLASYGLQADHTVHMVRGSPLSAGTPPSAAPGAGSIDSASGITSDVASDEGAGAGIAATLFGAGFPEIEQVHQQLTQNPNMMREIMNMPSMQNLMDNPDLMRSLIVGNPQTREIIDRNPELAHILNDPGILRQTLEVARNPELMREMMRNTDRAMSNIEASPEGFNMLRRMYENVQEPLLNATTMGGNNGNDSSSNPFTALLRSQGSSQARDGTNPPSSVSSEATAGLAPNTSPLPNPWGNTGGGTQTNNTTRSNAATNTQPLSNAGLGNLNFPQMDEMFPSSADAASLNQLMQNPALSQMMQSVFSNPQYINQIISLNPQLRSMVDSNPPVREMLQNPELLRQLTSPETMQQMLALQQSVQSISRPLSNQGQSQTGETAVPPEELYATQLSQLQEMGFFDTQENIRALRATSGNVHAAVDRLLMNLGQ, encoded by the exons ATGGGCTCAGACGGAGATCCCAGCGACGCCCGATCGTCCGGCGGGGAGGGCGGGGTCGCGATCAACGTCCGGTGCTCCAACGGCGCCAAAATCGCTGTCAGGGCGAGCTTGGAGTCCACGATCGGGGCCTTCAAGTCGGCCCTGGCGCGGGATTGCGAAGTCCCGGCTGATCAGCAGCGGCTGATTTACAAAGGCCGGATTTTGAAGGACGACCAGACCTTGGCCAGCTACG GTCTGCAGGCTGATCATACTGTCCATATGGTTCGAGGTTCTCCCCTATCGGCAGGCACGCCTCCTTCTGCCGCTCCTGGTGCTGGAAGCATTGACTCTGCATCAGGTATTACAAGCGATGTTGCTTCAGATGAAGGTGCGGGTGCTGGTATTGCGGCGACTTTGTTTGGAGCTGGTTTTCCTGAGATTGAACAAGTTCATCAGCAGCTTACTCAAAATCCCAATATGATGAGAGAGATCATGAACATGCCTTCCATGCAAAACCTTATGGATAATCCTGATTTAATGCGCAGCTTGATAGTGGGCAACCCTCAAACGCGTGAGATCATTGACCGGAATCCAGAGCTAGCACATATTCTTAATGATCCAGGCATTCTTCGTCAGACTTTAGAAGTTGCAAGGAACCCTGAACTTATGCGTGAAATGATGCGAAACACAGACAGAGCTATGAGCAACATTGAAGCCTCTCCTGAGGGATTTAACATGCTGAGACGcatgtatgaaaatgttcaggAGCCCTTACTGAATGCCACAACCATGGGAGGGAACAATGGAAATGACTCAAGTTCAAACCCATTTACCGCTCTTTTGAGAAGCCAAGGCAGTTCACAAGCTAGAGATGGGACTAATCCTCCTTCAAGCGTATCTTCTGAAGCAACTGCAGGACTTGCTCCTAATACAAGCCCATTGCCTAATCCTTGGGGCAATACTGGTG GAGGGACCCAGACGAACAATACCACTAGGTCAAATGCTGCGACCAATACTCAACCACTTAGCAATGCTGGATTAGGAAATCTTAATTTTCCACAGATGGATGAGATGTTTCCCAGTTCAGCAGATGCTGCTTCATTGAATCAGTTAATGCAAAATCCTGCCCTATCGCAGATGATGCAGTCTGTATTTTCGAATCCCCAGTATATCAATCAG ATTATCAGTCTCAACCCCCAGCTGCGCAGCATGGTTGATTCGAACCCTCCTGTAAGAGAAATGTTGCAAAATCCAGAACTCCTTCGCCAGCTTACTTCCCCTGAAACAATGCAG CAAATGCTAGCTCTCCAACAATCAGTTCAATCAATCAGTCGGCCACTGTCAAACCA GGGGCAGAGTCAGACCGGTGAAACTGCAG TACCGCCAGAAGAACTTTATGCAACTCAGCTGTCGCAGCTTCAAGAAATGGGCTTCTTTGACACCCAGGAGAACATTAGGGCCCTGCGTGCAACGTCTGGAAATGTCCATGCTGCTGTTGACCGTCTTTTGATGAATCTAGGTCAATAA
- the LOC115726949 gene encoding ubiquitin domain-containing protein DSK2b-like isoform X2, with the protein MGSDGDPSDARSSGGEGGVAINVRCSNGAKIAVRASLESTIGAFKSALARDCEVPADQQRLIYKGRILKDDQTLASYGLQADHTVHMVRGSPLSAGTPPSAAPGAGSIDSASGITSDVASDEGAGAGIAATLFGAGFPEIEQVHQQLTQNPNMMREIMNMPSMQNLMDNPDLMRSLIVGNPQTREIIDRNPELAHILNDPGILRQTLEVARNPELMREMMRNTDRAMSNIEASPEGFNMLRRMYENVQEPLLNATTMGGNNGNDSSSNPFTALLRSQGSSQARDGTNPPSSVSSEATAGLAPNTSPLPNPWGNTGGGTQTNNTTRSNAATNTQPLSNAGLGNLNFPQMDEMFPSSADAASLNQLMQNPALSQMMQSVFSNPQYINQIISLNPQLRSMVDSNPPVREMLQNPELLRQLTSPETMQQMLALQQSVQSISRPLSNQGQSQTGETAGTPTNAGIEQLINLFGGLGAGTLTPSMPDVPPEELYATQLSQLQEMGFFDTQENIRALRATSGNVHAAVDRLLMNLGQ; encoded by the exons ATGGGCTCAGACGGAGATCCCAGCGACGCCCGATCGTCCGGCGGGGAGGGCGGGGTCGCGATCAACGTCCGGTGCTCCAACGGCGCCAAAATCGCTGTCAGGGCGAGCTTGGAGTCCACGATCGGGGCCTTCAAGTCGGCCCTGGCGCGGGATTGCGAAGTCCCGGCTGATCAGCAGCGGCTGATTTACAAAGGCCGGATTTTGAAGGACGACCAGACCTTGGCCAGCTACG GTCTGCAGGCTGATCATACTGTCCATATGGTTCGAGGTTCTCCCCTATCGGCAGGCACGCCTCCTTCTGCCGCTCCTGGTGCTGGAAGCATTGACTCTGCATCAGGTATTACAAGCGATGTTGCTTCAGATGAAGGTGCGGGTGCTGGTATTGCGGCGACTTTGTTTGGAGCTGGTTTTCCTGAGATTGAACAAGTTCATCAGCAGCTTACTCAAAATCCCAATATGATGAGAGAGATCATGAACATGCCTTCCATGCAAAACCTTATGGATAATCCTGATTTAATGCGCAGCTTGATAGTGGGCAACCCTCAAACGCGTGAGATCATTGACCGGAATCCAGAGCTAGCACATATTCTTAATGATCCAGGCATTCTTCGTCAGACTTTAGAAGTTGCAAGGAACCCTGAACTTATGCGTGAAATGATGCGAAACACAGACAGAGCTATGAGCAACATTGAAGCCTCTCCTGAGGGATTTAACATGCTGAGACGcatgtatgaaaatgttcaggAGCCCTTACTGAATGCCACAACCATGGGAGGGAACAATGGAAATGACTCAAGTTCAAACCCATTTACCGCTCTTTTGAGAAGCCAAGGCAGTTCACAAGCTAGAGATGGGACTAATCCTCCTTCAAGCGTATCTTCTGAAGCAACTGCAGGACTTGCTCCTAATACAAGCCCATTGCCTAATCCTTGGGGCAATACTGGTG GAGGGACCCAGACGAACAATACCACTAGGTCAAATGCTGCGACCAATACTCAACCACTTAGCAATGCTGGATTAGGAAATCTTAATTTTCCACAGATGGATGAGATGTTTCCCAGTTCAGCAGATGCTGCTTCATTGAATCAGTTAATGCAAAATCCTGCCCTATCGCAGATGATGCAGTCTGTATTTTCGAATCCCCAGTATATCAATCAG ATTATCAGTCTCAACCCCCAGCTGCGCAGCATGGTTGATTCGAACCCTCCTGTAAGAGAAATGTTGCAAAATCCAGAACTCCTTCGCCAGCTTACTTCCCCTGAAACAATGCAG CAAATGCTAGCTCTCCAACAATCAGTTCAATCAATCAGTCGGCCACTGTCAAACCA GGGGCAGAGTCAGACCGGTGAAACTGCAG GTACTCCAACAAATGCTGGAATTGAGCAGCTGATAAACTTGTTTGGTGGCCTTGGAGCTGGTACTTTAACCCCAAGCATGCCTGATG TACCGCCAGAAGAACTTTATGCAACTCAGCTGTCGCAGCTTCAAGAAATGGGCTTCTTTGACACCCAGGAGAACATTAGGGCCCTGCGTGCAACGTCTGGAAATGTCCATGCTGCTGTTGACCGTCTTTTGATGAATCTAGGTCAATAA
- the LOC115726949 gene encoding ubiquitin domain-containing protein DSK2b-like isoform X3: MGSDGDPSDARSSGGEGGVAINVRCSNGAKIAVRASLESTIGAFKSALARDCEVPADQQRLIYKGRILKDDQTLASYGLQADHTVHMVRGSPLSAGTPPSAAPGAGSIDSASGITSDVASDEGAGAGIAATLFGAGFPEIEQVHQQLTQNPNMMREIMNMPSMQNLMDNPDLMRSLIVGNPQTREIIDRNPELAHILNDPGILRQTLEVARNPELMREMMRNTDRAMSNIEASPEGFNMLRRMYENVQEPLLNATTMGGNNGNDSSSNPFTALLRSQGSSQARDGTNPPSSVSSEATAGLAPNTSPLPNPWGNTGGGTQTNNTTRSNAATNTQPLSNAGLGNLNFPQMDEMFPSSADAASLNQLMQNPALSQMMQSVFSNPQYINQIISLNPQLRSMVDSNPPVREMLQNPELLRQLTSPETMQQMLALQQSVQSISRPLSNHAGPMLFVANISHLLAGGRVRPVKLQYRQKNFMQLSCRSFKKWASLTPRRTLGPCVQRLEMSMLLLTVF, from the exons ATGGGCTCAGACGGAGATCCCAGCGACGCCCGATCGTCCGGCGGGGAGGGCGGGGTCGCGATCAACGTCCGGTGCTCCAACGGCGCCAAAATCGCTGTCAGGGCGAGCTTGGAGTCCACGATCGGGGCCTTCAAGTCGGCCCTGGCGCGGGATTGCGAAGTCCCGGCTGATCAGCAGCGGCTGATTTACAAAGGCCGGATTTTGAAGGACGACCAGACCTTGGCCAGCTACG GTCTGCAGGCTGATCATACTGTCCATATGGTTCGAGGTTCTCCCCTATCGGCAGGCACGCCTCCTTCTGCCGCTCCTGGTGCTGGAAGCATTGACTCTGCATCAGGTATTACAAGCGATGTTGCTTCAGATGAAGGTGCGGGTGCTGGTATTGCGGCGACTTTGTTTGGAGCTGGTTTTCCTGAGATTGAACAAGTTCATCAGCAGCTTACTCAAAATCCCAATATGATGAGAGAGATCATGAACATGCCTTCCATGCAAAACCTTATGGATAATCCTGATTTAATGCGCAGCTTGATAGTGGGCAACCCTCAAACGCGTGAGATCATTGACCGGAATCCAGAGCTAGCACATATTCTTAATGATCCAGGCATTCTTCGTCAGACTTTAGAAGTTGCAAGGAACCCTGAACTTATGCGTGAAATGATGCGAAACACAGACAGAGCTATGAGCAACATTGAAGCCTCTCCTGAGGGATTTAACATGCTGAGACGcatgtatgaaaatgttcaggAGCCCTTACTGAATGCCACAACCATGGGAGGGAACAATGGAAATGACTCAAGTTCAAACCCATTTACCGCTCTTTTGAGAAGCCAAGGCAGTTCACAAGCTAGAGATGGGACTAATCCTCCTTCAAGCGTATCTTCTGAAGCAACTGCAGGACTTGCTCCTAATACAAGCCCATTGCCTAATCCTTGGGGCAATACTGGTG GAGGGACCCAGACGAACAATACCACTAGGTCAAATGCTGCGACCAATACTCAACCACTTAGCAATGCTGGATTAGGAAATCTTAATTTTCCACAGATGGATGAGATGTTTCCCAGTTCAGCAGATGCTGCTTCATTGAATCAGTTAATGCAAAATCCTGCCCTATCGCAGATGATGCAGTCTGTATTTTCGAATCCCCAGTATATCAATCAG ATTATCAGTCTCAACCCCCAGCTGCGCAGCATGGTTGATTCGAACCCTCCTGTAAGAGAAATGTTGCAAAATCCAGAACTCCTTCGCCAGCTTACTTCCCCTGAAACAATGCAG CAAATGCTAGCTCTCCAACAATCAGTTCAATCAATCAGTCGGCCACTGTCAAACCA TGCTGGACCAATGCTCTTTGTTGCTAATATTTCGCACCTCCTTGCAGGGGGCAGAGTCAGACCGGTGAAACTGCAG TACCGCCAGAAGAACTTTATGCAACTCAGCTGTCGCAGCTTCAAGAAATGGGCTTCTTTGACACCCAGGAGAACATTAGGGCCCTGCGTGCAACGTCTGGAAATGTCCATGCTGCTGTTGACCGTCTTTTGA